Below is a window of Desulfovibrio desulfuricans DNA.
TGACGGCAGAAGCTGGAGACTGGCGCGGAGCGGGATTGTTTATGCAGGTTTATTCGGCGGCAAACTATCTGCCCGGTTCGTGACGCGGATGGCGGCCCAGGGGAGCCCGCACTTTTCAGGCACAGCCTGATGCTGTTGCACTGGCGCGCCCCGCACGATGCAGGACGCGCCCATTGTATTTAGCGTTGCATGGGCTCTGGCCAGAATTCTGCGGCCATTTCGCGCAGCTTGAACTTCTGGATCTTGCCGCTGGCCGTAAGCGGGAACCCTGTTATTGTTTTGATGTACTTGGGTATTTTATACCACGACACCTTGCCGCGACAAAAATCGCGCACGTCTTCCGGCAGAATTTCCACACCGGGGCGGGGGATGATGAAGGCCGCGACCTCTTCGCCGTACTTGCGGCTGGGAACAGCCACAACCTGCACGTCCAGAATGCCGGGCATGCCCATAAGGAACTCTTCAACCTCACGCGGATAGATATTTTCGCCGCCACGGATAATCATATCCTTGATGCGGCCTGTCACACGCAGGTAGCCGTTTTCGTCCATAACGCCCAGATCGCCGGAATGCAACCAGCCTTCGGGGCTGATGGCCTTGGCCGTGTCATCGGGCATATTGTAGTAGCCCTTCATGACATTGTAGCCACGGCAGAGGATTTCGCCCACCTCGCCGCGCGGCAGTTCCTCGCAGGTATCGGGGTCGCCCACGCGCACTTCAATGCCAGGCATGGCGCAACCCACGGTTTCGCAGCGCAGCGACAGGGGATCGTGAATGTCCGACTGGGTCATCACAGGCGAAGCTTCCGTAAGGCCGTAGCAGATGGTGATTTCCGTCATGTTCATGTCGTCCACCACGCGGCGCATGAGCGGCTCGGGGCAGACGGAACCAGCCATGATGCCGGTGCGCATGTGCGAAAGGTCAAAACGCTTGAAAAGCGGATGCTCCAGCTCTGCCAGAAACATGGTAGGCACGCCGTACACAGCCGTGCAGCGTTCGCTGTCGAGCGCAGCCAGCACCTTGAGCGCGTTGAACGACTCAAGGATAACCATGGTCGCGCCGTGGTTCACTGCGGCGGAGACGCCAAGCACGCAGCCGAAGCAGTGGAACAGCGGCACCGGCAGACACACCCTGTCTTCCGGGCCGAAATTCTGGTGGCGACCAATCCAGTACCCGTTCAGCCCCACGCCCACATGGGTCAGCATGACTCCGCGCGGAAAGCCCGTGGTGCCCGAGGTGTACTGCATGTTGATGACATCCCACGGCTGGAGCAGGGCCTGACGGGCGGCGTATTCCGCCTCGTCCACCATGACGGAAAGGGCGAGTATTTCCGGCACGGAATACATGCCCCGGTGCTTTTCCGCCCCCAGAAAGCACACGCGCTTGAGGTGCGGCAGGCTTTTGCACACAAACCTGTCGCGCGACTGCAAACGCAGCTCAGGCGCAATGCGGTAGAGCGTGTCCAGATAATCGTGGTCGCGCACGCTGTCGATAAGAAAAATATTTTCGCACTCGGAGTGGGTGAGCAGATAGCGCAGCTCGTGTTCACGGTAATTGGTGTTTACCGTAATAAGTATGGCGCCGATTTTTGCCGTGGCGAATTGCAATGCCACCCAGTACGGCACGTTGGTGGCCCATACTGCGACCTTTTCACCCTTCTGCACGCCAAGAGCCATCAGCCCTTTGGCGAAATCGTCCACCAGAGCGCCAAACTCGCTCCAGGTCTGGCGATAGTTGCGGTCAGGGTATACCAGGGCTTCATTATCGGGAAAGCGCGCCACAGTGTGGTCAAGCACCTGCCCCAACGTCCATTCGCGCAGTTCAAACTGCGCCTGACGCTCACGAACTTTTTCTTCCATGCATCCTCCCAAAGGCGTGTTGCGGCGAGTGCGCCGCTGTTACGCGGTGTGCGGTCTGAAGGGCCATGAATCGCGCCCTGGAGCAGACCAACAGAAAGTGAACATGCCCTAGGGATTGTAAGTCACAGCCAGAAATTCCACAGGCTCGTCGCCCGCAGCGCCCACGTAATGAGGCACAATGGAATTGTAGTAAATTGTTTCGCCGGGCTTGAGCACGCGGGTTTCGCGGCCATAGACCACAAGCAGTTCGCCCTTGAGCACGCAGATAAATTCCTCGCCCTGATGCGAGGTGGTCTTGCGTTCGCCGCTGTCGGGGAAAATGCGGATGTGGAAGGGTTCCATGTTGCGGTCGTTCTTGCCCTTGGCCAGCGCATGATAGGTATAGCTGGGGCGGGGGACGCGCC
It encodes the following:
- a CDS encoding AMP-binding protein — its product is MEEKVRERQAQFELREWTLGQVLDHTVARFPDNEALVYPDRNYRQTWSEFGALVDDFAKGLMALGVQKGEKVAVWATNVPYWVALQFATAKIGAILITVNTNYREHELRYLLTHSECENIFLIDSVRDHDYLDTLYRIAPELRLQSRDRFVCKSLPHLKRVCFLGAEKHRGMYSVPEILALSVMVDEAEYAARQALLQPWDVINMQYTSGTTGFPRGVMLTHVGVGLNGYWIGRHQNFGPEDRVCLPVPLFHCFGCVLGVSAAVNHGATMVILESFNALKVLAALDSERCTAVYGVPTMFLAELEHPLFKRFDLSHMRTGIMAGSVCPEPLMRRVVDDMNMTEITICYGLTEASPVMTQSDIHDPLSLRCETVGCAMPGIEVRVGDPDTCEELPRGEVGEILCRGYNVMKGYYNMPDDTAKAISPEGWLHSGDLGVMDENGYLRVTGRIKDMIIRGGENIYPREVEEFLMGMPGILDVQVVAVPSRKYGEEVAAFIIPRPGVEILPEDVRDFCRGKVSWYKIPKYIKTITGFPLTASGKIQKFKLREMAAEFWPEPMQR
- a CDS encoding helix-turn-helix domain-containing protein; amino-acid sequence: MPPVRTIGSRIRGFREEREVDLQTLSQNTGLTEDYLEKLESDAIYPCIGPLQKVARALGVRLGTFLDDQFSRDPVVSSINGEAEADEALHTGRVPRPSYTYHALAKGKNDRNMEPFHIRIFPDSGERKTTSHQGEEFICVLKGELLVVYGRETRVLKPGETIYYNSIVPHYVGAAGDEPVEFLAVTYNP